In the Candida orthopsilosis Co 90-125, chromosome 7 draft sequence genome, CTACACCACCAATTTCAGTggaattgaacaagacgATTTAAATTTCTACAAGTCTTCGAAAAACCTAGTCACTTTACAAACATCATATCGCAAATTATGGCTTCTTTTAAACTTGGGAGTCATATTCATTGGTCATGGACTTTATACTGATTTCCGTACTATCAATTTACAAGTACCCCAACGACAAATCAGGGATACTGCTGATCTATACTATAAGCCCGATATGAAGCGTCAATTGAGTCTCAAATTTTTGGCGTATGTCATGTTAAAACAAGATGTGCAAACCGGTAACCATGATTCTATTGAAGATGCAAGGACGgcgttgttgttgtataaACGATATGTCGAGTTGCTGCTGAGGggtgaatttgaatcaatgtTGAATCATGTTTACGCCCAAGGTAACAAGTTGAGATTTAGAGTACCAGAGAAAATAAACGTTTAAAAtagaaacaaagaagattGTAAACACTATGACAGAAATTCAAACCATCACACTTTTTCTCCCGATTTATAGCCACTCTTACaaacttgatgaatctAAAACctttttatattttataAAAATAACCtaaaatatacaaaaataGTGAGCTAATACCCAACCTCTATtaacaaataaaaaatacTAGAAACATAACAAGCAAAAAATCATTAAACCGAAATCCATTCAGATATAGACTTTTAAAGCTCCATCTTATACCAAAGCAGCTGCCAAACCAGCGACAGCAGCAAAACCAACAGCAACTCTTTGAGCACCAGCTTCATAAGTAGAAACACCAGcttcagttgatgatgagtttcCAGCTGCGGAGGAGGTGAacaaagttgattgagCGGTTTCGGTAGCTTCAACGTTTTCAGTAGCAGATACAGTTGGAGTTTCGGTGACGTCAACATATTGGTCTGATTCGGTGGCTGGAGTAGTGGCCTCACCTGCAAGAGTGCTTGGGTTGGATTCAGCAGCAGCTGGAGCAGAAGAAGCTGCAGCAGCAGGGGTTGATTCTCCGGCAGCAGCAGGGGTTGAttcagcagcagcagtgGTTGGAGCACCAGTACCAGCTTCTTCACTTGACAAAGGGCAGTAAGTAGTGTAGATAGTTTCAACACCTTGAACAGTAGTAGTAACAACAGtttcagttgatgatggaCCTGGAGCTTCAGATGATTCAGCAGCAACAGTGCTTGGTTGAGTAGTGGTTGGAGCAGAGGTTCCTTCACCTGCTTCTTCACTTGACAATGGACAATAAGTGGTGTAAACAGTTTCAACACCTTCAACAGTGGTAGTAGCAACTGATGGAACTAATGAGTTTGAAGTAGTAACACAAGCTTCATTTGAACATGAAGTGATGGTGACTTCGGTTGATTGGTGGTTGGTGACAGTTTGCAATGAAGTTGAGGTGGTTGCACCGTATGATGAAGCGACTAATGCTGAAGCAATGATTAATAAAGTTGAGTATTGCATTGTGAAGTATTATTAGTGTATATATGTATGATAAACGAATGTAGACGTTAGTTGGAATAACAGGCGTATTAGCTCTTTAATATGAAACTCTTTTGAATAaaggatgaagaaaaagaatgtATAAAACAAGTCAAGAAAACTATCAGGGATTCATTGAGATATTTATAATCGTTTGAATGAACATATATGGGCTATGGTTGTatgctttttttttcacatATCGTGTATTGGTTGAAACATATTTTAAATGTCAAAGGGGTGGTTTTGGCGCCAAATAGTCGACCCtgaaattttgaaccataaaataaataaataaacaaataaacaaataGACAAATAGACCAAAAGACACAAACAAGCCTCAGGTGGCGTCAGTAGTTAGAAAGATAATCGTCTAATAGTATAATAGTAAGTAAGTCAATAATAAGCCTTGCAAAATcgaaaacaattgatgtaATGGAGAGTAAATAAACGCGAGGGACTGAATTGGGTAAAATTATTGAACTGTTAGACTTGGTTTAACGCGTTCAGGTACAATCCGTGTCTATATGCAGaaacaaatgcaaattgAAGCACATTATAATGATTCTTAATTTGGCGTAAATTGTGTTAGACGCTATGAATCAATTTGCTTTTAGCATATTCATCTACTAGTCGTGTGCGGCTTTGTTTATGAAAAATCataaacacaaacaaaaagaaatttgtaaaaaaaaaaacataaaCAATCGACGCGCGTTGTCAATAAACAGTAAATCAAACGCGTAAGCcttattttttgtttgcaaTGGAAAAAAATGAAAGGGGAGGTGTATGTACGATTCTAGAACCAAGTATTGTATACAATAATCAACTTATTTTACCGCGTGATGAAATTGGGGCATTGCTGTAATCGTCAACCAGAGGAAGGAACGCCTTGTTTTCAGAGCCCTTTTGCCTTGAACTACACGCTTTAGCTTATAGAAACAATAAGAGACATACTTCGTCACAGTACAAGCATATCCGGTAAACTTTGGATACGTGAACCGCCCTATTGTCTAAATTTGGGTCGCCTATTTTTGGTAGCCTTTTACATCGACCCTATATCCCTTTTGTTGATGGCGTTGGCGATGACTATAAATCACAACGTCTAATGGGCCAACCATGCCACTAGCAATTACGTCATCTACGACTTCTACAACTCATTAGATAAACAAAGTGTCTCCCTGTTAACGGGGCTTCTCTATTTTCTCTAGACtaattcaacatcaagtTCATTTCCCAATCTTGCACAACACTAACCCAATCATCTCTAGATTCCTTCAAACTCTTTCTTCGCCATACTTCCAACATAATTTGTCTTGCACCCCAATACGAACCCAAATACTGGGCAATGTCAGCACCCCATTTCTTGAATCCCATTTGCAAATCAGTTGAAAGCGCTTCACAACCAGCTATAAATCCTTGCCAAAACAAGGGGATAATTGCTGCTTCATCTTTAGCAATAAGATCCTGTATGGAATTCAAATGGTTGAGGGTTTTGACTACTCTTGTTTGTAGTTTGGTTGGTGGGGTATCTTTGATGAATCGACTAAAGTAAATGACGAGCGCATGATAAAATGACATAATATGATGGTATGTGACTTCATGCATTGGTGAATAAAAGTCCTTTCTCAAGTCGTCATCACCATCAGGATTTGCACTAGGTGTAGTTGCTTTATCCTCAGTCGTTTGTTTTCTGTTAGGATCCATCGCTTGTCCTTTGTATAACTTCCAGTCCAAAACCCACgtattcaacttttcattcaatgtCTTAACCCTGCCCTCATAATCACTAGGAAATAGCTTCTTTGATGTGGTGTAGTATATTCGTattctcaacaattcaacTGTCTCACTGaataacaaaatcaatgaattAGGCAACCCATATAATGCGTCAGTAGCAAAATTCTCatcattctttttggtatttatcaacttcttgttgacaaattgaGGAGATGTAGTTGAATTGCCATTCGAATTTGAATTGCTAGTCTTGTTGGAAAAGGAATTATTGACAATAAAATCTATTCGACCTTTGTTACTATCCTTGGACTTTTCTCTTTCGTTACCAAATTTATCTCCATTGACATCGTATCCTCCGATTCCCGTTGACGACTCATAATTTTCCTTAATGCTTTCGAAATTTAAGCATGTTGAATCTTGGATCAACTTTAACGATGAGAATATACGATGCAATATCCGTGCTTTGGGGGaaagtttctttttggttgcCATTTTGGCAACAATGACTTTTCCACACCACGCAATATACAAACCTGTATCTTGCATGGTTCCCCAGACTAAATCAACACTAATCATGGTCATAACAGCACAAAGAACATCTTTATACTTCTCTTGTGTAACACAATGCTCAATACCAGATTGCACATCATTTTTCAGATTTAACAACTTTTTCACAAACAAGCTTGCTTGATTACGTAACGCAATACCTAAATTAAGATAAAATCGCATTGGTTGAGAATTCTTGGGGAATTTCGACTGCAAGTTGAATGCCGACACCGCAAGCAATGCATTCAACAATGCGTTTTTCGCCATTGATGTTTTACCCAAAGCCAGGAGTTCACCAATTGCCATTAATGCTCTTGGGAAATAAATCGCCTTCCATGGATTCTCAGTAAGCGGTATCACTGTCATTAAATCGGCGACATCTGTCACGTAATAGTTTAACAAATATCTTGTTAACGGTTGAACTTGCAATGCAGTTAATGGAATACCCACATGCGACTGACGTGTTGGCAATGTCAAGTCGAAATTAACATTAAGTGGACTTTGTACAATTTTCATAATTGACGCCAACAATTTACTATCATTTGAGTGATCTCCATCTACATATTCAGTATCATCTGCACTTGTCGTTTGTGCATGCAATTGTATTTCCAAGTTTTCATTCATTTGATAAGGATTGTTGTAGAAGAAATTCGAGAAATTGGAATAGTAAATGGGATCAACGAGATTTTCCGGTTGATTTAACAAGTTCGACATTGACATGTTTGAATTCGAATTCGACGTTTGGGGCTGTACAGTATTGAAATTCTGGCCCCTGTTGTGAAACACCAAATTAAATAAGTCAGGGTTGTTTAAATTGTAATTGGCATCgtttgttgtgttgttaCCTTGATTGTTCGATTGTGGCAACACATTTCCGTTATTGTCGAAGTTGTTCATGATGTCTAAGAAATGGGTATTCAAAGCAGCAGCTGTCACCAACGCAGCGTCTTTTAACTCATTTGATAGCCAGAATTGATCTTGTGGTGGAGCATCGCCAGATATCATCGCAACATCGCTACTCTTATTGGAGCTTCTTGAAGATGTGATAAACTGTTCTTCAGGTAGAATGTCATTCCTTTTATCCAGCATgatttttctctttttcagTTTCTGCGTTGTACCCAGTTCATCCTCATCACGGTTACCGATCTTCCCTTGAAATACACCAAATGGACCCTTCATCCTAGTATCACCACGAGctttcaatcttgatgTCACTCGattattttgcaaatatgCAAGATCATAATTCATCTGGTCGTATGTTGTATATGGCTCCTCCCActtaacaaattcaacaaatcgTCGATGAAAATACTCCGGTGCATCAATACCAGCATCGAGTTCATTCTCATCCAGGCCATCTCCATCTTCATACGTAGGAAATTTCACCAGCGTGCCTTTCACATCCCCATTCTTTAGAGGCACAAACTGAATTGGCTTCAGCCATCGAAGCTTGACATCGTAACCGGCACATGTTAATTTAGCCTTGATACATTTATCACAATGTGGTCGCTTTAAATCacatttgattttcctTGTTCGACATGTGAAACATCCTGTAAATGTTTTGGATCGTTTAGGTCCGCTTTGTTTGATTGACAGTGGTGATGATGGCGTGGACATTTCACGTAACACTTTAGGGgttaatttttttcctATTGTTTGTTTCCGTCTCTGTGGGTTACTCCAATGGTCCTTTAATCGTAAGAGTGATGCGTGATGATTTTTTCGGTTGCATCGCTGAGACCTCCcgttttcaacaataaaaaatttacaaaGGGTATATGCTACcattaaacaatttgttaGTACGCTATGATATCTACGCTACCTCCATCAACACCATCCATTACTTCTCCTGTCTCTCGTAATTTCCATATCTTCttaatttgtttcaatgtCAAACTGGCACTATTCGAGCCTGTTTGGGAacacatttcaaaaaagttttcaatcacTGGAAATTGCTGTGGTTCAGTACATGCAAATCCCGCAACTGATATTGGCCATTGTATCATCAGAAACGCAAAAGGGAATCTTGTACTATCTTGTGGTTTACATTCTTGGAATacttttatcaaatcaatcatttttgtAACCAACCCCTTTAAATGATTTGACTCTGGGGGGTTGTTTAGTAACCGTTTAAATACAGTTATTAAACCAGCTAATGTAAACGCCTGTTGAGACAAATCCATCCAggaaattgttttaaatgTACCATCTGAATTCTGTATCGTATCGCACAATGGGCCCTGCAAGAACTGCCTAGTGGACGTTGTTTCCACCTGGGCAaacttgatttgattttggaaatataGCCCACTGATCAAGTACATGTACTCGAGTGGATCTGGTTGCTCCTCGGAATTGCTCCTCTTTCGTCTTAGCAAATCACAAAGCTCTCTAAAGTACTCAAGACATTCGATATGGTATCCCGTGACCACACAAAACCCGTTATCTAGTATCAACccaaaatctttcaacaccGATTGCTCGTAAGGATCGAAGTGAAACACCAAATCcatttgttcttttgttcgAAGTGTTCCACCCAACTCGGAACTTAGCCCAGCTAACACCTCGAAATCTGCAAACCACATCTTACACACTATTAATGTTCTAGACAGTCGAATTTTACTGCTTGTGGCTTTCATAATTATTTCTTTAGCTCCTTCCAAATGTGGACGCCAACTTTGCTTCTCATTGCAGGCATTCGACATCGCTAGTGACAACACCGTAAGTAAtatgttttcaatattaGAGGTTAAATCTCCCTTCACCTGCTTCTTGTGAGTTTGATTTAATGCCGGCACTAACAATtgtaaacaattgtttaaatatTTCCCGCAGTTTTCTAAATCTTGTTGGCATAGTTTATCATCAGTTTGGAATTCTGATGCTGAATATGCTCCTTGTGATAAGACCGCAGCGAGTAGAAAAGGTTCCTTTACTGCATGCAGCATGACAACTTCTCTGATAGCGTTTCTGTATGAACCGGAGTTATTATTGTCAACACCAAAAGGCAATTTTTGGAGGGTAAATCGTTCACAAAATTGTCTTATGTATCGCCTCTCCTCATCCGTTTTACCAATCGTATAGTAGTCCGAAATATCTGTCGGCAAATCGTATAAACAGGACATTATTCCAGGGTCAAGGTCAGTCATTGCTTGTCCACtatttgtatttggtaCTATATTTGAGTTGAACATGATTTCATTCACAAGGTTGTTTAAATCTGTTGCTAATAAGTTGAGATCTTCACCATTGTAAAGATCGCCAGACCATAGCGATGAAGGACTGACCGAATCTTTTGAGCGAGGTACAACGTTTGCTTCTTGGTGATTACTGgatgaattcaatttgtcaTCGAGGTTCTGTAAGTTGTCatcttgaatttgatggGGGttttcattcttgattCTACCGCCAAAAACTTGATGAGCGCTTTCATCCTTGAACTCAACATTATGAACTTCAAGAGAGTCTCCATTCTTGAACTCACCAtcatgaatttgatgagaaTTATTGTTATTCTCCGACCCACTTTCATTAACATTTCCTACAGAGAAAGAACTGTCCcacttcatcattttccTTGGATTTTCTGGACCCATATACATCTGAAAATTCCATACTTTCCTTCTATACCGAGGCTTCTTTTCTCCGTTCTCCTTCCCTGACCCTCGTACCACcttttcaccaatttgaGGATAGGAACACTCTTTCCCCAATCTTGAACATTCAGAACAATCTGGTTTTGCTTCATCACACTTTATTTTCCGCCGTTTACATTCTCGGCAGCCTCCACGACTGTAATGCCTCTTGAACCTCTGTGGCAGCATTGTGCAAACATTTGTGGGGTGTACAATGTGGTTAAAGATTGAGCTGTATAAGGTACCGCGCATTGAATC is a window encoding:
- a CDS encoding Pga6 GPI-anchored cell wall adhesin-like protein codes for the protein MQYSTLLIIASALVASSYGATTSTSLQTVTNHQSTEVTITSCSNEACVTTSNSLVPSVATTTVEGVETVYTTYCPLSSEEAGEGTSAPTTTQPSTVAAESSEAPGPSSTETVVTTTVQGVETIYTTYCPLSSEEAGTGAPTTAAAESTPAAAGESTPAAAASSAPAAAESNPSTLAGEATTPATESDQYVDVTETPTVSATENVEATETAQSTLFTSSAAGNSSSTEAGVSTYEAGAQRVAVGFAAVAGLAAALV
- a CDS encoding Arg81 transcription factor (transcription factor with zinc cluster DNA-binding motif), producing MVAYTLCKFFIVENGRSQRCNRKNHHASLLRLKDHWSNPQRRKQTIGKKLTPKVLREMSTPSSPSSIKQSGPKRSKTFTGCFTCRTRKIKCDLKRPHCDKCIKAKLTCAGYDVKLRWSKPIQFVPLKNGDVKGTSVKFPTYEDGDGSDENELDAGIDAPEYFHRRFVEFVKWEEPYTTYDQMNYDLAYLQNNRVTSRLKARGDTRMKGPFGVFQGKIGNRDEDESGTTQKSKKRKIMSDKRNDILPEEQFITSSRSSNKSSDVAMISGDAPPQDQFWLSNELKDAALVTAAALNTHFLDIMNNFDNNGNVLPQSNNQGNNTTNDANYNLNNPDLFNLVFHNRGQNFNTVQPQTSNSNSNMSMSNLLNQPENLVDPIYYSNFSNFFYNNPYQMNENLEIQLHAQTTSADDTEYVDGDHSNDSKLLASIMKIVQSPLNVNFDLTLPTRQSHVGIPLTALQVQPLTRYLLNYYVTDVADLMTVIPLTENPWKAIYFPRALMAIGELSALGKTSMAKNALLNALLAVSAFNLQSKFPKNSQPMRFYLNLGIALRNQASLFVKKLLNSKNDVQSGIEHCVTQEKYKDVLCAVMTMISVDLVWGTMQDTGLYIAWCGKVIVAKMATKKKLSPKARILHRIFSSLKLIQDSTCLNFESIKENYESSTGIGGYDVNGDKFGNEREKSKDSNKGRIDFIVNNSFSNKTSNSNSNGNSTTSPQFVNKKLINTKKNDENFATDALYGLPNSLILLFSETVELLRIRIYYTTSKKLFPSDYEGRVKTLNEKLNTWVLDWKLYKGQAMDPNRKQTTEDKATTPSANPDGDDDLRKDFYSPMHEVTYHHIMSFYHALVIYFSRFIKDTPPTKLQTRVVKTLNHLNSIQDLIAKDEAAIIPLFWQGFIAGCEALSTDLQMGFKKWGADIAQYLGSYWGARQIMLEVWRRKSLKESRDDWVSVVQDWEMNLMLN